The following coding sequences lie in one Mucilaginibacter sp. KACC 22773 genomic window:
- a CDS encoding 2OG-Fe(II) oxygenase produces the protein MEIKERIDNLNWADIKAGMDARGYAIVKNVLAADECAALANQYIDDGLYRKTVVMERHHYGRGEYKYFKYPLPAIIQQLREHVYPHLAPIANNWMEMLNKPTRFADTLDELLQYCHQHEQLRPTPLILQYTEGGYNAMHQDLYGEVFFPIQSVFILDEPGIDYEGGEFILLEQKPREQSRAMVLKPGKGDMILFTTSYRPAKGSIGYHRVNMKHGIAEITNGRRHSMGIIFHDAK, from the coding sequence ATGGAAATTAAAGAGCGAATTGATAATTTAAATTGGGCTGATATTAAGGCCGGTATGGATGCCCGTGGATATGCCATTGTAAAAAACGTTTTAGCTGCGGATGAATGCGCCGCTTTGGCCAATCAATATATTGATGATGGGCTTTACCGCAAAACCGTTGTGATGGAACGCCACCATTACGGCCGGGGCGAGTATAAATATTTCAAATATCCATTGCCGGCAATCATTCAACAGTTACGGGAGCATGTTTATCCCCACCTTGCGCCCATTGCCAATAATTGGATGGAAATGCTAAATAAGCCTACGCGTTTTGCCGATACTTTAGATGAATTGCTGCAGTATTGCCATCAGCATGAACAATTGCGGCCAACTCCGTTGATACTGCAATACACCGAAGGCGGTTACAATGCCATGCACCAGGATTTGTATGGCGAGGTGTTTTTTCCCATTCAATCGGTTTTTATTTTAGATGAACCCGGCATAGATTACGAGGGTGGCGAATTTATTTTGCTGGAGCAAAAACCGCGCGAACAATCAAGGGCGATGGTGTTAAAACCCGGCAAGGGTGATATGATATTATTTACCACCAGTTACCGGCCCGCAAAAGGCAGCATAGGGTACCACCGGGTAAATATGAAACACGGCATAGCCGAGATTACCAATGGTCGGCGGCACAGTATGGGCATTATTTTTCATGATGCCAAATAA
- a CDS encoding RNA polymerase sigma-70 factor, whose amino-acid sequence MAEKVAISDVQLIDRLKSGDESVLTAIYKKYWQQLFLSAYNVLKDKQSCEDVIQELFIKLWNSRDNIQIAVSLKAYLYASIRYEVYRQIRAGVATSDVFDALANSLQSPDTHENLEYKELVSQVNSVVETLPEKCREVYKLSREEYLTHKQIASRLNISTKTVENHLTKALKHLRTSLGTLFLL is encoded by the coding sequence ATGGCAGAAAAGGTAGCTATAAGCGATGTGCAATTGATCGACCGGTTAAAGTCGGGCGATGAAAGTGTGTTGACCGCTATCTACAAAAAATACTGGCAGCAATTGTTCCTGTCGGCCTATAATGTTTTAAAAGATAAGCAGTCCTGCGAAGATGTTATCCAGGAACTGTTCATCAAGCTTTGGAATAGCAGGGATAATATCCAAATAGCCGTATCGTTAAAAGCATACCTGTATGCATCCATCCGTTATGAAGTTTACAGGCAAATCCGTGCCGGGGTTGCAACAAGCGATGTGTTTGATGCCCTTGCCAACAGTTTGCAAAGCCCTGACACCCATGAAAATTTAGAATACAAAGAGCTGGTTTCACAGGTAAATTCGGTAGTTGAAACGCTACCCGAAAAATGCCGCGAAGTTTACAAGCTTAGCCGCGAAGAGTACCTTACCCATAAACAAATTGCCTCAAGGCTCAATATATCTACCAAAACAGTCGAAAATCATTTAACCAAAGCGCTTAAACATTTGCGTACTTCATTGGGGACTTTGTTTTTGTT